The segment TGAACTCCTGTTTGAGGGTGACGATGATATGAAATTTCGTGACAGCGGACGTATCGGCTTCATTACATACGAGGCAAACGTCCATTACGACAATTTGGTCATTGACGGAGAAGATATCCCTGCCTTTGCTGTTGATCCGAATGGCAAAGTCGCCACTCGTTGGGGACAGTTGAAAGCAGATGTTCGGATTCAGTAGCAGATAGGAGACGACGATGGTAAGTGTCGAACGCCCATCCGAGACGGGCACCCCTCAATGGAACGGTCCACAAAAACGGCAACTCCGTTTTGCCCTTGATCCTGTTGAAGTTAACGAATATCAGGAGAAAGGATTTCTCATTCTTCGTAATGTCTTTCAGCCTGAAGAGATTGAGATTTATCGCCAAGAGGCAGAACGGATTGTTGATCACATGCTTTCGCTGAGTCGTGAATTTCAGCTTGAACCGAAATACAATCTCCGTTTCGAGATGTTGGCGGATGGTCACCCGTGGAAGATTGACCCGTTTGTCAGTATCTCGCCGCTATTCTCTGCGCTCGTTCGTGACAGACGGATTATGGATCGGTTGGCGTGTTTATATGATGGCTATGAAGCGGTGCTGTTCAAAGACAAACTCATCTTCAAACCACCGGAAAGCCACGGGAATGGACTCCATCAGGACTACAATTGGTGGCAAGGATTCCCGCACAGTCTCCTCACGGTTTCAGTCGCCCTTGATGCCAGCACGGAAGAGAACGGGTGCACAGAACTCTGGACGGGACATCATCAAGGATTTTTGCATGAACCCGGTTCGCTTGACAAAACCCAGATTGATCCAGAACGACTCGCGAACGAGGCTCACGTCTACGTGGAATTA is part of the Candidatus Poribacteria bacterium genome and harbors:
- a CDS encoding phytanoyl-CoA dioxygenase family protein, whose translation is MVSVERPSETGTPQWNGPQKRQLRFALDPVEVNEYQEKGFLILRNVFQPEEIEIYRQEAERIVDHMLSLSREFQLEPKYNLRFEMLADGHPWKIDPFVSISPLFSALVRDRRIMDRLACLYDGYEAVLFKDKLIFKPPESHGNGLHQDYNWWQGFPHSLLTVSVALDASTEENGCTELWTGHHQGFLHEPGSLDKTQIDPERLANEAHVYVELEPGDMAIFTCFTPHAAAPNTSNSARRILFLSYNDSRDGEHYTAHYEHFRWYRTRPDRMSEAERAQYYFF